The Solibacillus sp. FSL W7-1436 genome window below encodes:
- the ahrC gene encoding transcriptional regulator AhrC/ArgR → MNKGQRHIRIRDIITNNEIETQDDLVDQLKNAGYNVTQATVSRDIKELHLVKVPLQDGRYKYSLPADQRFNPIQKLHRSLADAFVSIDGASHFLVMKTLPGNANAIGSLLDHLDWSEILGTICGDDTILIMCRTEDEREEIKNRLLDML, encoded by the coding sequence GTGAACAAAGGACAGCGCCATATACGCATCCGTGATATTATTACAAATAACGAAATCGAGACACAGGACGATTTAGTCGATCAGCTGAAGAATGCTGGATACAACGTCACTCAAGCAACGGTTTCACGAGATATTAAAGAATTGCATTTAGTAAAAGTACCGTTACAGGACGGACGTTATAAATATAGTTTACCAGCAGACCAGCGTTTCAACCCGATTCAAAAATTGCATCGTTCGTTGGCAGATGCATTCGTTTCGATTGATGGTGCCTCACACTTTCTAGTAATGAAAACATTGCCGGGCAATGCGAATGCAATCGGATCATTATTGGACCATCTGGACTGGTCGGAAATTTTAGGTACGATTTGCGGGGACGATACGATTTTAATCATGTGTCGAACAGAGGACGAACGTGAAGAAATAAAAAATCGCTTATTAGATATGCTGTAA
- a CDS encoding TlyA family RNA methyltransferase, translating to MTKQKKERVDIMLVERGLCETREKAKRSIMAGLVFSNEIRIDKAGEKIEIDAPLQVKGSQLKYVSRGGLKLEKALEIFDLSVEGKLMLDIGSSTGGFTDCALQNGARHCYALDVGSNQLAWKIRSDERVTVMEKTNFRYTKPEDLVEGLPSFATIDVSFISLSLILPVLKTILVQGGDVMALVKPQFEAGRENVGKKGIVREPKVHLAVLEETAKMATEIGFVVKDASYSPITGGEGNIEFLFHLYNPHDGEEVEAFTNFEQVVKEAHMQLK from the coding sequence ATGACAAAGCAAAAAAAAGAACGAGTAGATATAATGCTTGTGGAACGCGGTTTATGTGAGACGCGTGAAAAGGCAAAGCGCTCGATTATGGCTGGTCTCGTGTTCTCAAACGAAATCCGCATTGACAAAGCAGGGGAAAAAATCGAAATCGATGCACCACTGCAAGTAAAAGGCTCACAGTTAAAATATGTGTCACGAGGCGGATTGAAGCTGGAAAAGGCACTTGAAATTTTTGATCTATCTGTTGAAGGTAAGCTAATGCTTGATATCGGCTCTTCTACAGGCGGATTTACGGATTGTGCACTGCAGAACGGCGCGCGTCATTGCTATGCACTGGATGTCGGTTCGAACCAGCTTGCATGGAAAATCCGTTCAGACGAGCGTGTAACGGTTATGGAAAAAACAAATTTCCGTTACACAAAGCCGGAAGATTTAGTGGAAGGCTTACCAAGTTTCGCGACAATCGATGTTTCGTTCATTTCGCTATCGTTAATTCTGCCTGTGCTGAAAACGATTTTAGTGCAAGGTGGCGATGTTATGGCACTTGTAAAGCCGCAATTCGAAGCAGGTCGTGAAAATGTAGGGAAAAAAGGAATTGTCCGTGAACCGAAAGTCCATTTAGCTGTTTTAGAAGAAACAGCTAAAATGGCAACGGAAATCGGATTTGTTGTAAAGGATGCTTCGTATTCACCGATTACAGGCGGGGAAGGGAATATTGAATTTTTATTCCATTTATATAATCCGCATGATGGTGAAGAGGTAGAAGCTTTTACAAACTTCGAACAAGTCGTAAAAGAAGCGCATATGCAGCTGAAATAA
- the dxs gene encoding 1-deoxy-D-xylulose-5-phosphate synthase, with translation MDLTKISSPSFLKDLNKKQLEALAGEIRAFLIEKCSITGGHIGPNLGVVELTIALHKAFNSPKDKFLWDVGHQAYVHKILTGRASQFDTLRQFKGLCGFPKLVESEHDMWETGHSSTSLSAAMGMAAARDIKGDKNFVVPIIGDGALTGGMALEALNHIGHEKTNMIVILNDNEMSIAPNVGALHDVLGRLRTAKEYSRAKEDLESLIHKIPMVGDKLAATAERVKDSLKYLVVSGVFFEELGFKYLGPIDGHDFEALEKTLEYAKKVQGPVLVHVLTKKGKGYKPAEDDTIGTWHGTGPYKMETGAFVKSSTKGPAWSSLVAESVRKCMKEDNRIVTITPAMPVGSKLEGIQKDFPNRFFDVGIAEQHATTMAAGLATQQMKPFLSIYSTFLQRAYDQVLHDIARPNLNVFIGIDRAGLVGADGETHQGVFDISFLRHIPNIVLMMPKDENEGQHMVKTAIDYNDGPIALRYPRGNGSGVEMDAEMKALPIGSWEVLREGSDAVILTFGTTIPMALKAAEQLAYQGIDVRVVNARFIKPMDEVMLHEIMQENLPILTIEESLLQGGFGSAVLEFAMDKKYRNVQIERIGIPDEFIEHGEVDLLLEEINVTAEEAVKRITQLVPNKQSDRVK, from the coding sequence ATGGATTTAACGAAAATTTCTAGTCCATCCTTTTTGAAAGACTTGAATAAAAAGCAACTAGAAGCGCTGGCTGGAGAAATTCGCGCTTTTCTGATCGAAAAATGTTCAATTACGGGTGGTCATATTGGCCCGAATTTAGGTGTCGTTGAGCTGACGATTGCACTGCATAAAGCTTTTAACAGTCCAAAGGATAAATTTTTATGGGATGTCGGGCATCAAGCATATGTCCACAAAATTTTAACAGGCCGGGCAAGTCAATTTGACACATTGCGTCAATTTAAAGGACTATGCGGTTTCCCGAAGCTTGTCGAAAGTGAACACGATATGTGGGAAACAGGACATAGTTCCACGTCTTTATCTGCAGCGATGGGTATGGCTGCGGCGAGAGATATTAAAGGGGACAAAAATTTTGTTGTTCCGATTATTGGCGATGGTGCATTGACAGGCGGTATGGCACTGGAAGCATTGAACCATATTGGTCATGAAAAAACGAATATGATCGTTATTTTAAATGATAACGAAATGTCGATTGCACCGAACGTTGGGGCATTGCATGACGTTTTAGGGCGTCTGCGTACGGCAAAGGAATATTCACGTGCAAAAGAAGATTTGGAATCATTAATTCACAAAATTCCAATGGTTGGCGACAAGCTGGCCGCTACTGCTGAACGTGTGAAAGACAGCCTAAAGTACCTAGTTGTTTCAGGTGTATTCTTTGAGGAATTGGGATTCAAATATTTAGGTCCGATTGACGGGCATGATTTTGAAGCACTGGAAAAAACATTGGAATATGCGAAAAAAGTACAAGGTCCTGTACTTGTCCATGTGTTGACGAAAAAAGGTAAAGGCTACAAACCTGCCGAAGACGATACAATCGGTACTTGGCATGGTACGGGTCCATATAAAATGGAAACAGGTGCTTTCGTCAAATCTTCAACAAAAGGTCCGGCGTGGAGCAGCTTAGTCGCAGAATCGGTTCGTAAATGCATGAAGGAAGATAACCGAATTGTTACGATTACACCGGCGATGCCTGTCGGTTCGAAACTTGAAGGCATTCAAAAAGACTTCCCGAATCGTTTCTTTGATGTCGGGATTGCCGAACAGCATGCAACAACAATGGCGGCAGGTCTTGCAACACAGCAAATGAAACCGTTTTTATCAATTTATTCGACGTTTTTACAGCGTGCGTATGATCAGGTGCTGCATGATATTGCACGCCCGAATCTGAATGTTTTCATCGGTATCGACCGTGCAGGCCTTGTTGGCGCGGACGGCGAAACACATCAAGGCGTATTTGATATTTCGTTTTTACGTCATATCCCGAATATCGTCCTGATGATGCCTAAAGATGAAAATGAAGGTCAGCATATGGTAAAAACAGCAATTGATTATAATGATGGTCCAATCGCACTTCGCTACCCTCGCGGAAATGGCTCAGGTGTTGAGATGGATGCGGAAATGAAAGCATTGCCGATCGGTTCATGGGAAGTGCTGCGTGAAGGCTCGGATGCAGTTATTCTGACATTCGGTACAACGATTCCAATGGCATTGAAGGCAGCGGAACAGCTGGCATACCAAGGTATTGATGTACGCGTTGTGAATGCACGTTTCATTAAACCGATGGATGAAGTGATGCTGCATGAAATTATGCAGGAAAACTTGCCGATCCTAACTATTGAAGAATCATTGCTTCAAGGCGGATTTGGCAGTGCAGTGCTGGAATTTGCAATGGATAAGAAATACCGCAATGTTCAAATTGAACGTATCGGGATTCCGGATGAATTTATCGAGCATGGTGAAGTTGATTTATTATTAGAAGAAATAAACGTGACAGCTGAAGAAGCGGTAAAACGCATTACACAGCTTGTACCGAATAAACAGTCGGATAGGGTTAAATAA